A single window of Solanum dulcamara chromosome 5, daSolDulc1.2, whole genome shotgun sequence DNA harbors:
- the LOC129888916 gene encoding conserved oligomeric Golgi complex subunit 2: protein MQDLQSPPPPSPQSAHAPPRSATDLFGDPTDPNPPQWLNPTLFQSQDFDPESYISDLRTFVPLETLRSELRSHFTSLQRDLVDLINRDYADFVSLSTKLTDVDAAVVRMRAPLFEIREKIDAFRNAVDGSLAALQNRLKQRADAGEAREVLELLLDTFHVVSKVEKLIKELPSGQTDYVESGSNLRETQSMLLERIASEMNRLKFYISHAQNMPFIKNMEKRIQNASSLLDTSLGHCLVDGLEYKDANAIYNCLRAYAAIDNTKNAEETFRSTIVGPLIQKVIPQNPSGVVGGSSGNELEEDYVKIKQYIEDDCKFLLDISSIENSGLHVSSFLANSILKEVHSAIQKGKPVVFSPGRPTVFLKNYKASLDFLAHLEGYCPSRSEVVKFRSEAAYIEFLKLWNVGVYFSLRFQEIAGALDSALSVAGLVPVASDQRKPQDLILKQSMSLLECLRSCWKDDFLVLSCSDKFLRLSLQLMSRFSSWLSAGLAARKDSNVDSNPGFEWAISAVPDDLVYVVHDLNHLVEEVCGDYLEHILELLKSCPAEVCDFVKQSILQGGKSLKGLLPIVMSAIIETIVEKSVEDLRQLKGITATYRMTNKPLPVRHSPYVSGVLRPLKEFLEGERAATCLTNEMRNELLQGAALEITQRYNDLTSELVNMSRRTESSLQKLRLGAQRRAGASSDVSDHNLSETDKICMQLFLDIQEYARSLSLLGVDAASIPPYQSLWQCVAPAERKNTISF from the coding sequence ATGCAAGATCTTCAATCTCCACCACCCCCTTCTCCACAATCAGCACACGCGCCACCACGCTCCGCCACAGACCTATTCGGAGACCCAACTGACCCAAATCCACCACAATGGCTAAACCCCACGTTGTTCCAATCCCAAGATTTCGATCCAGAATCATATATCTCCGATTTACGCACCTTTGTTCCCCTTGAAACTCTTCGTTCGGAACTCCGTTCACACTTCACGTCGCTACAGCGTGACCTTGTAGATCTCATCAATCGAGATTATGCTGATTTTGTTAGCCTTAGTACGAAGCTTACTGATGTTGATGCTGCTGTGGTGCGTATGAGGGCACCGTTGTTTGAGATCAGGGAGAAAATTGATGCTTTTCGTAATGCTGTTGATGGGTCTCTTGCTGCTTTACAAAACAGGCTTAAACAAAGAGCTGATGCTGGAGAAGCCAGGGAAGTTCTTGAACTTTTACTTGATACTTTTCATGTTGTTTCtaaagttgagaaattgattaaGGAATTACCAAGTGGGCAAACTGATTATGTTGAGAGTGGATCTAATTTGAGGGAAACTCAAAGTATGTTACTAGAGAGAATTGCTAGTGAAATGAATAGGCTAAAATTTTACATTTCTCATGCACAGAATATGCCATTTATTAAGAATATGGAGAAGAGAATACAGAATGCTAGTTCTTTATTAGATACTAGCTTAGGACATTGTCTTGTAGATGGACTTGAATATAAGGATGCTAATGCTATATATAACTGCCTGCGCGCGTATGCTGCTATTGATAATACCAAGAATGCGGAGGAAACTTTTCGATCAACTATAGTGGGACCTTTGATCCAAAAAGTCATCCCGCAAAATCCATCTGGGGTTGTTGGTGGATCATCTGGAAATGAACTTGAGGAGGACTATGTTAAGATCAAGCAATATATAGAGGATGATTGTAAGTTTCTATTGGATATATCATCTATTGAGAATTCGGGTCTACATGTTTCTAGCTTCCTAGCGAATTCTATCCTTAAAGAGGTTCACTCTGCTATCCAGAAAGGAAAACCAGTGGTATTCTCTCCTGGAAGGCCTACGGTGTTCCTAAAAAATTACAAAGCAAGCTTGGATTTCCTGGCACATTTAGAAGGTTACTGTCCCTCGCGATCTGAAGTAGTCAAGTTTCGTTCTGAAGCTGCATATATTGAGTTCTTGAAGCTGTGGAATGTGGGTGTCTATTTCTCATTGAGGTTCCAGGAGATAGCTGGGGCTCTTGATTCTGCACTTAGTGTTGCTGGTCTTGTCCCAGTGGCCTCTGACCAGAGGAAGCCTCAAGACTTGATTTTGAAGCAGAGTATGTCTCTTTTAGAGTGCTTAAGATCTTGCTGGAAAGATGATTTTCTTGTCCTATCTTGCTCAGACAAGTTCTTGCGTTTGTCTTTGCAACTTATGTCCAGATTCTCAAGCTGGTTATCTGCCGGATTGGCTGCTCGTAAAGATAGTAATGTGGACTCAAACCCAGGATTTGAATGGGCTATTTCTGCAGTCCCTGACGATTTAGTATACGTAGTTCATGATTTGAACCATTTGGTGGAGGAAGTGTGTGGTGATTACCTTGAACACATACTTGAGTTGCTCAAGTCATGCCCTGCTGAAGTTTGTGATTTTGTAAAACAGAGTATTTTACAAGGTGGGAAGTCCCTGAAGGGCCTTTTGCCAATTGTGATGAGTGCAATAATTGAGACGATAGTTGAGAAATCTGTAGAGGACCTGAGGCAGTTGAAAGGAATAACTGCTACTTACAGGATGACTAACAAGCCTCTCCCTGTCAGGCATTCTCCATATGTCTCTGGAGTATTGCGTCCGTTGAAGGAATTTTTGGAGGGAGAAAGGGCTGCAACATGTCTGACAAATGAGATGAGAAATGAGCTCTTGCAAGGTGCTGCTTTGGAAATAACTCAACGTTACAATGATTTAACTTCAGAACTTGTCAATATGAGTAGAAGAACGGAATCTTCTCTTCAAAAACTACGTTTGGGTGCTCAAAGACGAGCTGGAGCAAGTTCAGATGTCTCGGATCACAATTTGTCTGAAACCGACAAGATCTGCATGCAATTATTTCTTGATATTCAGGAATATGCGCGGAGCCTTTCATTACTTGGGGTGGATGCAGCTAGTATTCCACCTTATCAATCATTATGGCAGTGTGTTGCCCCTGCTGAGAGAAAAAACACAATAAGCTTCTAG
- the LOC129888917 gene encoding mediator of RNA polymerase II transcription subunit 30, whose translation MEDKGTTMTSPKTIQELAVEGQKHLEDTIEAAHQILSAMNDELCNPSLWSTPNTATSAAAASAGGVAGASAVLSNGQQHHSNGDISSDTSSSSSASAQHLDIGGGALDESRMRYKSSIASLRSVLTAISNSQKAKALEAASASGSLSAADQAEIEQLEDRATALKKELVDKNKHLKLLIDQLRDILSDLSTWRSPCST comes from the exons ATGGAGGACAAAGGCACCACCATGACAAGCCCTAAAACCATACAAGAACTCGCAGTGGAAGGGCAAAAGCATTTAGAAGACACAATAGAAGCAGCACATCAAATCCTATCCGCCATGAACGATGAACTCTGTAACCCATCACTTTGGTCCACTCCAAATACAGCTACTTCTGCTGCTGCGGCGTCGGCGGGTGGAGTTGCTGGTGCTAGTGCTGTTTTGAGTAATGGACAGCAGCATCATTCAAACGGAGACATTTCGTCCGATACTTCTTCGTCTTCTTCTGCATCTGCTCAGCATTTGGATATTGGTGGTGGTGCCCTTGATGAATCTCGTATGCGTTATAAGTCTTCCATTGCTTCCTTGCGTTCTGTTCTTACGGCAATTTCTAATTCCCAGAAG GCAAAAGCATTGGAAGCTGCTTCTGCTAGTGGTTCACTATCTGCTGCAGATCAAGCTGAAATTGAGCAGCTGGAGGACCGGGCCACTGCATTAAAAAAG GAGCTTGTAGACAAGAACAAGCATCTCAAGCTTCTGATTGATCAGCTTCGAGATATTCTTTCTGACCTATCAACATGGCGGAGTCCCTGTTCTACATGA
- the LOC129888918 gene encoding probable folate-biopterin transporter 2, with translation MGEEEKLQIHSEGEEAKLQIIHSEEEEVQENEHNGGICSAICAPINWFKMLAMELHWNFVFSVVIVYGVSQGLGGAFSRISTEYYMKDVQKVQPSESQVYSGITSIPWMVKPLWGLLTDAVPILGYRRRPYFLFAGSLGVVSMLFLSLHKNLHIVLALLSLTAGSAAVAIADVTVDACVAQNSGSHPSLAADMQSLCALSSSIGALVGFSLSGILVHLLGPMGVYGLLSIPAGLVILVGVLLKESQTHSFAYQQVSQNLTDAAKAMWNTLKCPEVWRPCLYMYLSFAVSVDIQEGMFYWATDAEGGPHFSKEYIGYISAVASIGALLGAILYQYGLKDHSFRDLLFWTQLLFGLSGMLDLVLVLRLNLKIGIPDYFFMVMDASVTQMVGRLKWMPLLVLSSKLCPPGIEGTFFALLMSIDNTGLLTSTWFGGLLLHVFKITRTKFHNLWLAILIRNILRITPLFILFLVPRSDPNSSILPDEMSDSKETTETSATQNENIELVSLVHNMDTR, from the exons ATGGGGGAAGAAGAGAAACTTCAAATTCATAGTGAGGGGGAAGAAGCCAAACTTCAAATTATTCATAGTGAGGAGGAGGAAGTGCAAGAAAATGAGCATAATGGTGGGATCTGTAGTGCTATTTGTGCTCCTATCAACTGGTTCAAAATGCTTGCTATGGAATTGCACTGGAATTTTGTGTTTAGTGTTGTGATTGTATATGGAGTAAGCCAAGGACTTGGTGGAGCTTTTTCCCGCATAAGCACAGAGTACTATATGAAGGATGTACAAAAAGTGCAGCCTTCTGAATCTCAGGTTTATTCAGGGATAACTTCAATCCCCTGGATGGTCAAGCCTCTTTGGGGTCTTCTCACTGATGCTGTTCCCATTTTGGGGTATCGTCGCAGACCTTATTTCTTGTTTGCGG GTTCTCTTGGAGTTGTCTCCATGCTGTTCTTATCATTGCACAAGAACTTGCATATTGTGCTTGCACTGCTCTCCTTGACAGCAGGAAGTGCTGCGGTTGCTATAGCTGACGTGACTGTTGATGCATGTGTGGCGCAAAACAGTGGTTCTCATCCTTCCCTTGCAGCTGATATGCAAAGCTTATGTGCCTTGAGTTCCTCTATTGGGGCACTAGTGGGATTTTCTCTAAGTGGCATATTAGTTCACTTACTTGGCCCTATG GGGGTATATGGCTTATTGTCCATACCAGCCGGGCTTGTTATTTTGGTAGGAGTTTTGCTCAAGGAATCTCAGACACACAGCTTTGCTTATCAGCAG GTAAGTCAGAACTTAACTGATGCTGCCAAGGCTATGTGGAATACTTTGAAATGCCCGGAAGTTTGGCGACCATGTCTTTATATGTACTTATCCTTTGCGGTGAGTGTAGATATCCAGGAAGGAATGTTCTACTGGGCAACAGATGCAGAGGGAGGACCACATTTTTCGAAG GAGTATATTGGATACATATCAGCAGTAGCCTCCATTGGAGCACTATTAGGGGCTATACTGTACCAATATGGATTGAAAGACCATTCTTTTCGAGACCTGCTCTTTTGGACTCAGTTATTGTTTGGTCTATCAGGAATGCTAGATTTGGTGCTAGTGTTGcgtttaaatttgaaaattggCATACCTGATTATTTCTTCATGGTGATGGATGCAAGTGTAACTCAAATGGTTGGACGACTAAAGTGGATGCCACTTCTTGTGCTAAGTTCCAAGCTCTGTCCTCCTGGCATTGAAGGCACATTTTTCGCCTTGCTCATGTCAATTGACAATACCGGACTTCTGACATCAACATGGTTTGGTGGATTGTTGCTTCATGTCTTCAAAATTACAAGGACAAAGTTTCATAATCTCTGGCTAGCAATTTTGATAAGGAACATTTTGAGAATCACTCCACTTTTTATACTATTTTTGGTTCCCAGAAGTGATCCTAACTCCTCTATCCTTCCTGATGAGATGTCCGATTCAAAAGAAACCACTGAAACCTCAGCAACTCAGAATGAAAATATCGAACTTGTTTCCCTGGTTCATAACATGGATACTAGATAG
- the LOC129890375 gene encoding pectinesterase inhibitor 6-like — translation MTRRFMLVLAWLTTLICSTTCSTKGGKSYVRDACSVTRYQDLCLHSLASFSSTAKDNPSKWARAGVSVTISQAKGVTQSLLKLRKHNFLKGKGRIAILDCVDCLQDALDNLHNSLGVLRKLSSQAFNDQMGDVTTWLSTALTDEDTCFDGLEDKKRKQVKLLLNKVSNVSYMTSNALALVNKLATTGPQCLENS, via the coding sequence ATGACTAGGAGATTTATGCTAGTCCTAGCATGGCTAACTACACTAATTTGTTCTACAACGTGTTCGACTAAGGGAGGAAAAAGTTATGTTCGCGATGCATGTAGTGTGACTCGATACCAGGACCTCTGCCTCCACTCGCTAGCATCATTCTCGAGCACGGCCAAGGACAACCCTAGCAAGTGGGCCCGAGCCGGGGTCTCGGTGACAATAAGTCAAGCCAAGGGTGTAACTCAATCCTTGTTGAAATTAAGGAAACACAATTTCTTGAAAGGAAAAGGAAGAATTGCTATTTTAGACTGTGTTGATTGTTTGCAAGATGCACTTGACAATCTACACAACTCATTAGGGGTGCTAAGAAAACTTAGTAGCCAAGCTTTTAATGACCAAATGGGGGATGTGACCACTTGGCTAAGTACTGCTCTAACTGATGAAGACACTTGCTTCGATGGACTTGAAgacaaaaagagaaaacaagttAAGTTACTCTTGAACAAAGTCTCAAATGTGAGTTATATGACTAGTAATGCACTTGCTTTAGTCAACAAGCTTGCAACAACTGGACCACAATGCTTAGAAAATTCATAA
- the LOC129888919 gene encoding enhancer of rudimentary homolog, with the protein MANRHTIVLMQTSPNRATRTFMDYESISQAMDGICALYERKLKELNPAIREITYDISDLYNFIDGLADMSALVYDHSIQAYLPYDRQWIKQKTLQHLKKLASQR; encoded by the exons ATG GCAAACAGGCACACTATTGTTCTCATGCAGACATCTCCGAACCGAGCAACTCGCACTTTCATGGATTATGAGTCAATAAGTCAAGCAATGGATG GAATTTGTGCTTTGTATGAGAGGAAACTCAAGGAGTTGAACCCAGCCATCAGAGAAATCACTTACGACATCTCAGATCTTTACAATTTCATAGATGGCCTTGCTGATATGAGTGCATTAGT GTATGATCACTCAATCCAGGCTTACCTGCCCTATGACCGACAGTGGATAAAACAGAAAACATTGCAACACCTGAAAAAGCTGGCATCACAGAGATAA